AAGAGGTTGACCAAAAGATCTACTCTAAGCACTGTGGCCCCccacataaattatttttttactttaaatggAAATTTGTTATCTGTATTTTCAAAAggatttttcatctttttcccTTTAAGGAACTTAGAATTTACTgccactttttctttttaccagATTTTACCTATGGTAAGAAAGCTTCTTGGAAGTGAGAACCcggatttcaaatttttcttaatcaCGTTCCTGTTTAGTTTTTGGGCTTCAAGTTTTATGAAtcagataataaaaaattattttttgtttgtcttcTCTTgggtaaattttgaattgcaGTGGCATTGAGATTGGGAATTCACCACACTTAGTTGTGTACGTATGGAGCTTCTTCCCTTCTCTTTGTTTCTTGCAGTTCTTGAATAAGCAAAGAGTTTGTACTAGAGTTGAGAAAATCTCATCCTGTTAATTCTCCCATTTCTTGTTTCtgtgtttttttgtgtgtgggggtgtattaacttttttatggGTTTTGCATGGCTTGATTCTTATGGGTTAGAAAACTTCTGCACTTGGGTACGATTTCTATTTGTGATCGCAAAAAGATTGAGTCTTTTTGTTTGGTCGGAGTGTTAAGCAATAGAGCTATGAACATTGAAGAAAAAGCTTACTGTTCATGGAAGGTTCCTTGCTATTAAGCGATAATTTTGTCagaattttgtttagtttGTCTGGttgatatgtttgaatttctGGGGTCTCGCAGTATTTGAGGTTCGGTGCCGACTTTCAAGCTTTCATTTTAATCGAGCGTTGCTGTCTGAGTTTTGGTATATTATACTCTTCTCTGAACTTCAGATAATAGCATTGCTTTCAACTTAAGCCTATATGATCAAGTTCTTGTAGGAACATCAGAAGCAGACAAATCTTCATTGCAAGCGCCATGGATTCTGCCAAAGCAATGGCTTCAGGGGTGACAGTAGTTGCTCCTGGAGCTCCATCCAGCTACCAAATGGCCCCAAGAACTGAGAATTTGGAACCGGGATCGTTGCCGATGGCTTCGCCTTTGATGGTTTCAGGTTCAGAAAGGAAGAAGAGAGGTAGACCTAGGAAGTACAAACCTGATGAGTCTACAAGCAGGGTGTTGTCACCTGTGCCACTGTCGTCGTCAGCTCCACCTGCCACCGGCAAGTCCTATGTGGAGGAGAAGAAGCCAACTCCTGCACGGCCCGTCAGTTCGGAGAAAAAACATAGAAGTAAAGTTGGAGCTGAAAAATTAGGTAAGCTTCATTCATGTCCTGTTTATTAGTCGAGAGTGCTTAAAGATATGATGGACTTGCATTACCACTCAAGTGAAACAGAGAAAATTTCTTGAAACAGTTTTGGAAAACAAACCTGAGCAGCCTTATATATGTTTACAAAACTAGAGGTTTTAATAGATTCTGATTGATTTGGGAGCTTTAAAAGCCTTCAATGGATATATAGAAATCTCTTATGCCCCATAGACAAATCCTTCCTTCTTTCTATGTCTTCTTTAGAGTACTTTATGATAGCCAATTGTCATATGGAAAGACCTGAATTTGTCGCTCGAAGTTTTCGAACTTGCACACAGAGACCTGCAAGGCATTAAACTCCATGCCCCTTTTCACTGTCTAACTTGTTATGAAAGTTGTTTGGCAATCATTTGTATCTCACTTGTGAAATTCTCAAGTCTCAACGGCAAGTATGGGGACTGTAATCCCCATAGGTATTCGTTCTCATGCTTTTCGTCCATGAGATCCCAAGTTTTACTTATGCAAGCATCGGGCGGGCAGGCCATGCGAGGATAAGTAAAACCGGGAAAGGGGGATGGAGCCGTGCAGTTGACCAGAGCAGTCATGATGCTTGCATGTATCAACTATGATATTGTTTTCAGATGTATTCCATACTATTCATGGGCATTTTTTCCTCTCTTACCATTAAAAACAACATAGTACGAGCTGAGGATAGTTTCAATTGGAGATTCgccaatttgattttatgaaGTAAATCTTGGTAATGCTTTATGCTTTCACAAAATGAATCAaggtaaataattatcaatgtCTTTTTCAAGTCATATATACCTTTAAAAGTGGCTCATTTTGCATTTCATGTATAACTTttctgttttcaattttactgcAGCGTCGGAAAAGAAGTAAAAGTTATCAAATAGTGTGAATAAATATCTGATAAATTTTTGTCTCATTCGTTCTGCAGATGACTGGGGTGACTGTTTTACGGGTTCAAGTTTTTTGCCACATGTGATCACTATCAACTCTGGCGAGGTATATTCAGTAAGATTGAGATGAAATGTTGGCGATTAATACATATTCGtgcaattgacttattaccgTTTGTTATATCTCTATATGCTTTATTTGTGTGAAGTTGTGTAGGAAGTGTTGTTATATCACGGACAAAGCTGTGGGTTTTATAAATCATTAAGCAATTCATTGTACTCAAAGGGTCCAagaacaaataacaaaattctaattaatttcaattataagaACTagaataaattctaatttgtgtcaatattttgtgaattctttcattataaaaattatgaagtgGTTTTAACAGATTTCTTTGGTTGCTAGGATATTTCGACAAAGATAATGGAGTTCTCTCTACAAGGGCCAAGAACTGTTTGCGTAATATCCGGAAGTGGGACGGTGTCGAATGTTACAATTCGGCATCCCAGCTCCTCCGGCGGCACTTTAACATATGAGGTGCGCCATTGAtcttaaagtattttattccACCTTATGTTAACACATGAATGATCTCCTTGTTTTCATCCTTTACTAGCTAAAGATTTGTGTAATTAGCAATGTTCCGTTCATTGTGTGTTGTTCCTGCCTCTCGTCTATCTCGTGATAAAATCTTCCAAAAATGTTTATTCTGCTGTGTAATTTCTCCAAAAGATCGTTAGTCATACTCGCTATCCATGAGTATTAGGTATGACGACACACGCTTGGAGAATATCCACAAAGTAGGGAAGAACCAGGAAGACTGACGACAAAGTAGACATACAGATTTATGCGGTTCACTTGACGAGCCTCTATCCATCGACGAGGAAAACTAGACGACTACAATCAAGcatgacaatttttttctaaaacaaagcTTTTGAAGTGTTTCTACTTACCTCTTCGCCTATTTTTTAAGAGTGCATCTAGATTTTTGACCACCCTTGATAGCTTCATAGTTGCTTTACTTACACGTGTGCGTGCCAAAATTTATGGTAGCTTTTTAGAGATGGCAAGATTTAGCACAACTCTATCAGATGTGCAATTCTTGCCTATTTGATCTATATGGTTGCCTCAAGCTTTTTCCAACAATTCACTTGCAGGGTCTGTTTGAAATTCTTTCCTTTTCCGGCTCATTTACTCCAGTTGAGATGCCGGACTCGAAATTTGGGAGATCCGGCATGATGGCCATAAGTTTGTCTGGTGCCGATGGTCGTGTGGTGGGAGGCTTAATTGCTGGACTTACGATAGCCGCCAGCCCTGTGAAGGTACAGTTCAATTTTCCGTCTCAATGTCCCTTAAAGCATTTATATTATCTGATAcgaaaaattgtcaaataaaatctattttaTCTGATAAACTTATATACTTTATACATGAATTaggaaaaatagaataacaaGTTCGCGTAACTAACGTACATATCTCATGctattttactattataaaaataggaataaatgcaaacataaattGGTTAATTAGTGGAAACTAGGAGAGTTTTGTCACATTACTGGTTATGAAACATAAATATGGAATTCCAACGTCCTACAGAAACGTCATGCTTTAGTCTAGTTATTGTGAAAAACCCGGAAAAACTTTTTGCTATAGTTACGGTTAACATAACTAGTTAAGACATCTAACCATAATTCCCCCTCATGGCTTCCATTTCTGCTCTCTCTAACGTTATCAGGTTGTCGTTGCGAGTTTTCTGCTGGGCAGTCCCTTTGTGCCGAAATCCAGGAAGCAGAAAACGGAAGCAGCTTTCACAGTTGATGCATCAGGTCCAAATGCGGCTCCTGCTAC
The nucleotide sequence above comes from Sesamum indicum cultivar Zhongzhi No. 13 linkage group LG11, S_indicum_v1.0, whole genome shotgun sequence. Encoded proteins:
- the LOC105173223 gene encoding AT-hook motif nuclear-localized protein 7-like isoform X1, which gives rise to MEVFEVRCRLSSFHFNRALLSEFCSCRNIRSRQIFIASAMDSAKAMASGVTVVAPGAPSSYQMAPRTENLEPGSLPMASPLMVSGSERKKRGRPRKYKPDESTSRVLSPVPLSSSAPPATGKSYVEEKKPTPARPVSSEKKHRSKVGAEKLDDWGDCFTGSSFLPHVITINSGEDISTKIMEFSLQGPRTVCVISGSGTVSNVTIRHPSSSGGTLTYEGLFEILSFSGSFTPVEMPDSKFGRSGMMAISLSGADGRVVGGLIAGLTIAASPVKVVVASFLLGSPFVPKSRKQKTEAAFTVDASGPNAAPATNVDKRVPNETQRPSCSASENPTNWAATQVAERSRKSTADINISLQG
- the LOC105173223 gene encoding AT-hook motif nuclear-localized protein 1-like isoform X2; the encoded protein is MEVFEVRCRLSSFHFNRALLSEFWNIRSRQIFIASAMDSAKAMASGVTVVAPGAPSSYQMAPRTENLEPGSLPMASPLMVSGSERKKRGRPRKYKPDESTSRVLSPVPLSSSAPPATGKSYVEEKKPTPARPVSSEKKHRSKVGAEKLDDWGDCFTGSSFLPHVITINSGEDISTKIMEFSLQGPRTVCVISGSGTVSNVTIRHPSSSGGTLTYEGLFEILSFSGSFTPVEMPDSKFGRSGMMAISLSGADGRVVGGLIAGLTIAASPVKVVVASFLLGSPFVPKSRKQKTEAAFTVDASGPNAAPATNVDKRVPNETQRPSCSASENPTNWAATQVAERSRKSTADINISLQG
- the LOC105173223 gene encoding AT-hook motif nuclear-localized protein 1-like isoform X3 — its product is MDSAKAMASGVTVVAPGAPSSYQMAPRTENLEPGSLPMASPLMVSGSERKKRGRPRKYKPDESTSRVLSPVPLSSSAPPATGKSYVEEKKPTPARPVSSEKKHRSKVGAEKLDDWGDCFTGSSFLPHVITINSGEDISTKIMEFSLQGPRTVCVISGSGTVSNVTIRHPSSSGGTLTYEGLFEILSFSGSFTPVEMPDSKFGRSGMMAISLSGADGRVVGGLIAGLTIAASPVKVVVASFLLGSPFVPKSRKQKTEAAFTVDASGPNAAPATNVDKRVPNETQRPSCSASENPTNWAATQVAERSRKSTADINISLQG